The following are encoded together in the Methanobrevibacter sp. genome:
- the endA gene encoding tRNA-intron lyase, whose translation MRGNLSNEIVSVKIEEGSKRPIALHEKSKFGKIEADCLNLSLIEACYLLEKERLNIYEDDVECSIGYLIDILKEQDNYAKYVVYRDLKDRGYIIKTGFKYGSEFRLYDRGRSPGQGHSDYLVKIIFENYDINALDFASYVRVSHGVNKKLLLAIVDDDFDITYYNVEWTRP comes from the coding sequence ATGCGTGGGAATTTATCTAATGAAATAGTATCTGTCAAAATTGAGGAGGGTAGTAAAAGACCAATCGCTTTACATGAAAAAAGTAAATTCGGTAAAATCGAAGCGGATTGCTTAAACCTTTCTTTAATTGAAGCATGCTATCTGTTAGAGAAGGAACGTTTAAATATTTATGAAGATGATGTTGAGTGCAGCATTGGCTATTTGATAGATATCCTGAAAGAACAGGATAATTATGCGAAATATGTTGTTTATCGTGATTTAAAAGACCGTGGATATATTATAAAAACCGGATTTAAATACGGTTCGGAATTTAGATTGTATGATAGGGGCAGGTCTCCAGGTCAGGGACATTCTGATTATCTGGTAAAGATAATTTTTGAAAACTATGATATCAATGCTCTTGATTTTGCAAGTTATGTCAGGGTTTCACATGGGGTTAATAAGAAACTTCTCTTGGCAATTGTCGACGATGATTTTGATATCACCTATTATAATGTTGAATGGACAAGGCCATAG
- a CDS encoding tryptophan--tRNA ligase yields MENLIDPWASFSLDYDKLVNQFGIGKVSDIIDEIKNPQRLMKRGVIFGHREFNEINNLINQNKDFAVVTGMMPSGQMHIGHKMVVDQLKWYQEKGAMLSLPIADLESYAARGMSFEKGRQIAVDEYLTNWIALGLDLEKDNVNVYLQSQNKSLQDLAFKASSKTNFNQLKAIYGFTPSTNIAHVQAPLVQVADILLPQIEEFGGPKKVVVPVGIDQDPHIRLTRDIAQKLNEDLGFLTPASTYHRFLTGLTGDKMSSSKPSTAIYLNDSPKEAAKKVKTAKTGGRETLKEQKELGGDVDKCVIYEMLLYHLIDDDEELKKIRTECLNGTLRCGDCKVRTAELMEEFFDELKDKQVEAREIAKTLI; encoded by the coding sequence GTGGAAAATTTAATTGATCCATGGGCATCATTTAGCCTAGATTATGATAAGTTAGTTAATCAGTTCGGTATTGGCAAGGTTTCAGATATAATCGATGAGATTAAAAACCCTCAAAGATTGATGAAAAGGGGAGTAATTTTCGGTCACAGGGAATTCAATGAAATCAATAATTTGATTAATCAGAACAAGGATTTTGCGGTTGTAACAGGAATGATGCCAAGTGGCCAAATGCATATAGGCCATAAAATGGTCGTCGACCAATTGAAATGGTATCAGGAAAAAGGTGCAATGCTGTCCCTTCCAATTGCAGACCTGGAATCCTATGCCGCTCGTGGAATGAGCTTTGAAAAGGGTCGTCAGATTGCCGTCGATGAATATTTAACCAACTGGATTGCATTAGGCCTTGACCTTGAAAAGGATAACGTAAACGTATACCTTCAATCTCAAAATAAGTCATTGCAAGATTTGGCATTCAAAGCTTCAAGCAAAACTAATTTCAATCAATTGAAAGCTATTTATGGTTTTACACCTTCAACAAACATTGCTCATGTTCAAGCTCCATTGGTTCAGGTTGCAGACATATTGCTTCCACAAATAGAAGAGTTTGGAGGTCCAAAAAAGGTTGTTGTTCCCGTGGGAATTGACCAGGACCCGCACATTAGGCTTACAAGGGACATTGCCCAAAAGCTTAATGAAGATCTGGGATTTTTAACTCCCGCTTCCACATATCATAGATTTTTGACAGGATTGACTGGAGATAAGATGAGCAGTTCAAAACCTTCAACTGCAATATACCTTAATGACAGTCCAAAAGAGGCTGCAAAAAAGGTCAAGACTGCTAAAACTGGTGGAAGAGAAACTTTAAAAGAACAAAAGGAATTAGGCGGGGATGTGGACAAATGCGTTATTTATGAAATGCTGCTTTACCACTTAATTGATGATGATGAAGAGCTTAAAAAAATCAGGACTGAGTGTCTGAATGGAACTTTGCGCTGTGGGGACTGTAAAGTCAGAACCGCAGAGCTGATGGAAGAGTTCTTCGATGAGTTGAAGGATAAACAAGTTGAAGCTCGTGAAATAGCTAAAACACTGATATAA
- a CDS encoding stage II sporulation protein M, translating to MINEIKKSFSENKLAIYASIAIFLFSFIFGFAFKQYLNSILTPVVEDLSQKVQTGEIKLTFVDIFSNNIGIVLKMFIYGLTFCFSAIVLAYNGFFVGFYIASSNNLFYTLLLILPHGIFEFSSCILACAGGFVLFNFLYRFLKSLWGQEDESLKKCFKAAFDDSSDKLNQAFILLIIASILMAIAAVIEVYLTIPLAKLIVSIL from the coding sequence ATGATAAATGAAATCAAGAAATCATTTAGTGAGAATAAGCTGGCTATTTATGCATCAATAGCCATATTTCTATTTTCTTTCATTTTTGGATTTGCTTTCAAGCAGTATTTGAATAGTATTTTAACTCCTGTAGTTGAGGATTTGTCTCAAAAGGTACAAACCGGAGAAATAAAGTTAACTTTTGTAGATATCTTTTCTAACAATATCGGAATTGTATTGAAGATGTTCATTTATGGGTTGACATTCTGTTTTTCCGCAATAGTGTTGGCTTACAATGGATTTTTCGTCGGATTTTACATTGCATCTTCAAATAATCTATTTTATACGTTGCTTCTAATTCTTCCGCACGGTATTTTTGAGTTTTCATCATGCATTCTGGCTTGTGCCGGCGGATTCGTTTTGTTTAATTTTTTATACAGATTCTTAAAATCCCTTTGGGGCCAGGAGGATGAATCCCTTAAGAAATGTTTTAAGGCAGCATTTGATGATAGTTCTGATAAATTAAATCAAGCTTTTATTCTATTGATAATAGCTTCAATTTTAATGGCTATTGCAGCCGTTATCGAAGTTTATTTAACCATTCCTCTTGCAAAACTGATAGTTTCAATCTTATAA